The DNA sequence CCGGAGACTCCCGCGTCGTTCGAGACTACCTGCGAATGATCCAGGAAGAAGCCTTCCGGTGTAAGCGCATCACCGAGAAACTGCTCGACTTCTCCCGGTGTGGCGAGATTCAGAGCCAGAGGACGAATCTCGTCGAACTGATCGAAGGGGTCGTCGACATGATGCGCCACATGGGGAAGTATCGGAACAAGACAATTCTTTTTCAGCCCAGAGAAGCCGTGATTGCATGTGTTGATCCGCAAGAAATCAAGCAGGTCATTTTGAATCTCGTGGTCAATGCACTCGATAGCATGGACGCGGGAGGAACATTGCGGATCGATGCTCGCGTGAGCGGAGGACGAGCCGAACTGACCTTCCGAGACGAAGGCTGCGGCATGTCGCCAGAAGTCCTCGAAAACATCTTCGAGCCGTTCTTCACCCGTCGAAAGGCAGGTAAGGGAACGGGGCTTGGCCTGTCGATTTCGCATCGAATTATCAATCAGCACCACGGAGAAATCACGGCGACCAGTCCGGGAGAGGGATGCGGATCAACCTTCTTCGTCCGGCTTCCGACTCAGATTCAGAACTCGCGACGGGATCGGGGGGTAACCGAACCCTCCCGTGGTCGGCACCCGCTTTGCAAGAGCAGCATGGCGACAGGGGATGATGACTCGCAGTTGTCCCCAGATCTTCCGATTCAAGGATAAACAGCTATGCGAATGCTTGCAAGCTTCGGAACTGCCGGATTGGTAACGTTCTGCTCGGCCATAACCTGGGCGGCAGATGATCAGACTCTCGCAGCGAAGTCGGTTCAAGACCCATCGTTGTCAGAGACATATGCCGGGTTCTACAAAATTGTCTCGGCAGAAAACGACGGGAAGCCCATCCCCCAGCCTCGCTTGGAATCGCATGTGGTTCGCATCACGCAGGAAATGATCGTGGTGCTCGATGCCGAGGAGAATGAGCTATATTCCTGTTCCTATACGCTTGACCGCGATGCCAAGCCCCACCGGCTCGACATGGAATCCACCGGAGGTCCCTCGGTGTCGGTTGGTCGAACCGCCAAAGGAATCATCACTGAGGGGACCAATGAGAACGACGAGCCGTTCGTAATGCTGTGTTACCGGATGATCGGTGATGAATACCCCGAGGAATTTCGAACTCGGGCTCAGGCAGAGATGAACCTTTTCGTGTTGCAACCGATCCCTGACCCGGCCGGGGGTGAGGACGATCCGCGCCAATAAACCAAGGATACCCCGGTCAGGCCGGCCAGTTTTTCTGCCGGCCTGAACCGCCCCGATCGACACGCGCCGGCGACGGCGCCGGAGACCGCTCAAGGAGGAGACTCGATCATGGAGAAAACGCAACATGGCGGCCTGCGCATCCTCTTCGCCGATGACGAGGACTACCTGCGCGACCTGATGGAGCGCGAACTGCCCCGACTCGGTCATGAGGTCACGACTTGCCCCGATGGTCAGGCAGCGATTCGAGCCCTGGAGCGCGGCCGGTTCGATGCGGCCTTGCTCGACATCCAGATGCCAGGACTGACGGGTATTGAGGTCCTCGAAAAGTTTCGGCAGCTCAGTCCCGAGACTCAGGTCATTCTGATGACCGGTCACGCCACGGTAGATACTGCGGTCCAGGCCCTTCGACTCGGGGCCTTCGATTACCTCACGAAACCGTGCAAGTGGGCTGAGCTGGAGGTGGTGCTCAACCGGATCGCCGAACGGCGATCGCTGACCAACAAGGCCGCTGCCCTTGAGACACGTCTGAAGGCTGCCGAAGGGGGCACGCCGATGCTCGTCGGCGAGACGCCGGTGATGAAAGACGTGATGCATCTGATCGACACGGTCGCGCCCACCGAGGCCACGGTCTTGATCCTGGGGGAGACCGGCACCGGCAAGGACCTGATTGCCCGAACGATGCATGAGCGGAGCCTTCGGGCCGATCAGGCGTTCGTGCCGGTCAATTGCGGGGCCTTGCCCGAAAATTTGATCGAGAGCGAACTGTTCGGCCATCGCAAAGGAGCCTTCACGGGGGCCGAGACGAACCGTAAAGGCCTGTTCGAAGTGGCCAATGGAGGCACCTTGTTCCTCGACGAGGTGGGAGAGCTGAGCAAGGGGCTCCAGGTGAAGCTGCTTCGCTTCCTCGAATCAGGAGAGATTCGAAGGGTCGGCGAGAATGAACCCTTTCGAGCGGATGTGCGGGTCCTGTGCGCCACCAACCGCGATCTGCGTGAGATGGTGGCCGAGGATCAGTTCCGCGAAGACCTTTTCTTCAGGATCAACACCTTTGAGATCTACTCACCTCCCTTACGCGAACGCAAGGAAGATGTCCCACTCCTTGCCCGGCATATGCTCAAACGATATGCGAGTCGCCGCCCTGGTCCGATTCCCGAACTGGCCGAGGATGCCGTCGAGGCGTTGATCGCCCACGACTGGCCGGGGAACGTTCGAGAACTGGCCAATGCGATCGAACGAGCCACGATCCTCGCCCGAGGGGGGACGATTCATGCCGAGCACTTGCCGACCCAGGGCATGAGCCGGCGGTCTCCCGTCCCTTCCCTCGTGGCCACTCCGGCATCCAGCGGAGGCCCGCACATCGCGATTCCGGAAGGAACCCCGACCCTTCGTGACCTGGAGCTTCATTACATCCAGGTGGTGCTGGAAAAGCATAAGGGGAACAAACCCGCCGCCAGCAAGGAACTGGGAGTGAGCCTCAAGACGCTCTACAACAAGATCAATCAGCTACAACGATCGTGATCGAGGGGAGTTCGATCGAGAACTCGAATCGTCTCGCAACAGCGCGCGGGACCATTCGAGTTCTCGATCGCCTGGGTCAATCGGAGCCTTGCTGACGTTTCAATTCTTCGTCTGCATGGCGTTTCCGGTGCTGCTCGTATTCGACGAGCCATTTCTCCGCCCGTGGCACATCCACTTTCCGGACATAGACTCGGGGATTTCCTTCCCAGGCTCCGAGAAAGTCTTGCATGTCCTGGCCATCAGACACCGCCTTGATACCCTCGGCATTGAGCTGGTCGGCGATGAATTTGGCTTCCATTAAGCTCAGGGCCTGGTAGCACGGGGTCAGTTCGTCTTGATTCATGATCTGCCTCTCGCGTTGCAAGCCAGGTCTCGGGTGATTCCCCGGGGAATCTCGTCCGAGCTGCCGGCCGGAAAGGGGAAGGAATTGATCGGGGCCTGCTCCCTCGTCTCGTCGGATCACCGATCGATCCATGGACATCATCGAGGCCATCACCCCGCGAATCCACTCAGCAATAGCCGAACGAAACGAGTAGGAGGTGGATTGGGATGCCTCGGTGAACGCAAGAGCGACGTTTCGGTGAACCTCCGCAGGAGCAACATGACCTTGCGATGATGCCGCGTGGCTCAAAGCCGAACTGCCTCGAACAGCTCCGATGGGGGAAGAATGAAGCCGAAGTAGAAGGCACCAAAGAGTGCGTAACGCGCCGAACTCTCATCGAATCGCATCGTGTAGACGATGTCTTTCAGAAACGCCGGGTTGCGGGCCCAAAGGGTGACTCCCCATTCCCAGTCATCGAGGCCGGTTGACGCAGTAATCACCTGGGTCACTTTTCCGGCGAACTTCATGCCGCTTCGACCGTGCTCGGCCATCATCTGGGATCGCGGCTCGAACGGCAGCAGATACCAATTCTGTTCACCCTGACGCATCTTGCTCATGGGGTAGAAGCAGAAGCAGGGCCAGTCCGGGAACTCCGGATAGAGCCGCTGTCGGTTCATCGGTTCGAGCCGGTTGGTATAAGCATTAACCTTGGCCTTGTAGGCCGAGCTTTCGGGGTCCATGCCTTCTCGGTCTCGGAGAATCGCGCCGTATTGCTCCGCGTCCGGGACGTATTCGGAGACCTCGGTGATCGAATAGAAAGAATAGCTTGGGATCAGCGCCGGCCCGATGGACGAGGCCTGAAGCGCGGTTTGCACGCTGTGAATGGCTCGGAGGTCGGGGCCGGCCATCATCAGGCCGAAGTCGCTCTTGTGACCGGGGGTGACGAAGCATTGCGCTTGAGCGATCCCAGGAATGGAGTCGGTGGCAAGGGCCGCCAGGGTTTCCGCTCGGCCCTGAGCACGCGCCTCGGGGCTGAGCCGAGCAAGGATCTCGCGGTCGATCCGGTAGAACAGGTGCAGGAAGTGCCAGCCGGTTTCCGGAACCAGGGTTGCCGGCACCTGTTCGGCCGCTGCGGGTCGATGACCGTGTTGCATCGGTTGCGTTCGGAGCCCGATGCCCGATGGCCTTTGCGTCCCCTCGTCCATCGACGATGTCCTTCCTGAAGCGAACCTTCCATCCGAATCGAATGCATGACACCTGGCCAACAACCTCTATTCTAAGGGGCATCTCATCCCCCCGACAAGCAAACGAGCGTCTCTTGCTTCGGAATGCCGAACTTGGCAGGCCCGATTGACACGGTCGTTCGGATGATCCTCCTCGCACCATTTTTTCTCAACATAACAATGCCGCTCAAGTTGGCAGGCCAGTTCATCGATCCGAACTTAAAAGTGACACTCGTGTCCGCCTTAACGGCGCTTTTAGGCGATTTGGGAAAGGCCAATGAGACGACCAATCGGCTCGTATCCGGTCCTTGGCCTGGTCCTGCTCGTTGTCTGCCTGTCTGATTCGGCGATGGCTCGGGAGGGCATTCCGAGCGTGAGTTCAAGTGATGAGCACGCTCCTTCGGCCCTGCCTCCCGAGGTGGTCGATCCACTTCGGGAACCGGCGTCTCGAGTCGTGAAGGCTCGGGCGGAGTTCGAAGGAGTGGCATCTCCCGGGCTTCGGATTCGGCTTCGAGGGGACGGGTCATCGGGTGACGCATTGCAATACCGGTGGCTCCAGACCTGGGGACCAGACGCTTTTCTAGATGACCCGAGCTCAAGCTCGCCCTCTTTGATTGTGCCCAAAGCGACCGGCTCGATGGCGTTCGTGCTGGTAGTCCGCAACGAGGAGGGTGTTGATCTGACCACTCTCCATGTCCCCATTCGATGGGACGGGCGCGACTCGATCCCGTCCGACCTGGTTGCCGATGCCGGAGATGATCAACTGGCGGTCGTGGGCCGGCAAGTGACGCTCAACGGCATTCGAAGTACCCCGACGGGAGAGATCGGACATCGATGGCTTCAGGTCGAGGGACCGCCCGTCGTCCTGGCGATCGAGGATGGATACATCTATACCTTCATTCCCGAAGTTCCCGGGCGTTATCGCTTTGCCCTGGTCGTCGCCTCGGGAAATCTGATTTCTCGTCCCTCATTCGTCGACGTTGATGTGCGATCGGAAGTGCCAGAGCAATCGAGGTCGATGGCCCTGGCGCCTTCCGAGTCAGCGAGATCGACCATCTCGGCCATCGCCGCGGCGGCGCTCCAGGACGTCTCGGGAGGACCAGGGAGGGCCAACGAGATGGCCGGGGTCTTCGACGCGGTGGCCGGTCGAATCGACCTCTACGCCTCGGCCTCCGAGGCATTTCGAGAAATCGCCCTCCGGCTCGATGCAGCCTTGCCAGAGGATCTCGAGTCCCGAGATCGCTGGAACTCCCGGGTCTTCGAGCCGATCAGCTCCGCGGTGATCACAGAGCTGAACGGTCGAGGAATCGACCTCTCTCGGGCGGAGGCAATGGCCACGACGCTTTCTCCGCTGGCCCGCTCGGCGCTGGCTGAGCAGTTCCGATCCATTGCCAACGGCTTCCGATCCGCGGCTTCGTCGAATCGCGACGGTGCGATTTCGAGAGGCGACTCAACTCACATCGACCAGATCTCCGCAACGCCGGAGCAGGGCAGGGGGATTCGATGATCACGTCGACCAGGCAGTATTGGGTTCGGTGGGCGATGGGAACGATGATCGTCCCGCTGATGGTCCTGGCCTCGCCAGCACTCGCACAGCGATCGGGCGAGCCGTCGAGCGGTTTCGTCGATTGTGCCCGGGCGTTGAACGAAACGATCCGATCTGGTCGTCCGACCGTGGTGGTCATTTCCTCTCGTGCGGTTCCTGCCTCACTCGGACTGCGCGACACGATGGTCAGAGACCTGCTCAGCAGCTCCATCGGCCAGATCGCCATGTTTGCAGAATTGCCCGTGGAACTGTTCGCCGATCGGGTTGAACGGCTTGGGGTCCAGCAGTTTCCGACGCTGCTCGCCTACGGAAGCCGGGATGGAGCCCTGGTTCGACTCGGAACACTTGCCGGTCCGACCGACACCGCACAGGTGGCCGCCTGGATCGGTTCAATTGGCCTGATGGGAGGGGGAAGCTCGACAACGAGCAGTGATCCGGAAGTGAGTCAAACGGGCCTGTTTCATCGGGACCCTGGATCGTTTGTGGCTGTTCCCGTGGCGACTCCACAACAGCCGGGCCTGGCTCCCCCTCCTCCGAGCAAACCGCACCCTCCCACCTCGGGAATGATTCCGGTGGGGCAGGCCGGTCCTCCGTCCCTCTCTCCGGTTGTCATGCAGGAGTCGGGGCCTCCGGTCATTGTGCAGCAGCAATCACCGACGATCTACATTCAGCCACAGGCCCCCCGGATCATGCTCGGACAGATGCCTCCTCCAGAAATCACGATCGTGCAGGGGCCTCAGGCCGCCCCAACGATCAACTATGCCGTGGTTGGCGGACAACCGCAGGCGATTCCGAATCTCTTCGCGGTTCCCCAGCCCGATGTTCCGAGCTATGGGGCTCCTTCGCCGCAAGGCCATGCTGCAATGCCCCCCACGGCCTATGCTCCCCCGAATCCCGGTGCGACCATCATGACCGCCGCTCCAATGTCGGGGATGTCCGTCGCCCCTCAGCAATCGGTGGTTGGAACGACGGCCGTGGCCTTTTTGCTTCAGAATCCCGACGTGGTCAACGCGATGATCGGAGCGCTCGGCAAGGGATTTCTCCTGCTCGGAGAGGCTCTGGAGAAGCATGGGTATCCTCGAGTCCGTTTGCCGAGACCGGAGCCGAAGCCCCAGACGGCCGGCACAATGGCTCTCGTTCCTGCGATGTCGCTTCCTGCATCCGCGACAGTTCCGCTCATGACCGTACCGGTCCAGCCCTCCTCGGCTCCGGGAATCATCCCCGCGTCCCCTGTCTACCCGACGGCGGTCCCGTCGCCGCAGTCTGATTCCGGCAGAGGACATCATGGCTGGCCCGCGATCGGACATTCTGAGCAGAAACGACCCTGGTGGAAACGCTAATCGAGGCGATTCCCGCGTCGAAGGGAGCGATGCGATCACTCTCCGCCCATCGCTCCTCTCCGCGTGATCACGTGGAAATCCTCAGGCATTTCGGCCAGTGCGTCGGTCCCAGTCGAAGGGCTAGAGCTCGTTTTTTTGGTTTTTGTGACTAAGACTCGCCATTTCTCAGATGATTTCTAGAGAACGAGGACAACAGGTTCTCAACAGACGTGTGATGCTCGGATTGGTATTTACCCCTTGGAATCAGCACCATGGTTCACCCCATCAATGGCATGCTTCCGGTGCCTTGCACGGCGGAGCATCCGATCGAACAAATGGGCGCTCACGGCCAACTCCGCGCCGGAGCCCTCTCCAGCACCCTCTGGGATCGTCCCAAACGTGGCCCGGTCCACCTGAATGTGGTCTTTCTCGATGGTCACCCGACGGTACAGTCGCTCGTGAAACGGCATGTGCGTGATTGGGAAGACGCGGCAAACGTGAAGTTCAACTTCCTCAGTCGCGATCGGTTCGTTGATGCTCATCTCCGGATCACGATGCCGACAACCCGAATCTTTCAGTCGTACCTCGGGACCGGATCGGTGTTGATCGATCGGCGACTCCCGTCGATGACGCTCGGGTTCACCGACGATGTGCTCGCCAACCCGAACGAGGTCAAACGGCTGATCCTGCACGAGTTCGGGCATGCCCTCGGTCTGATTCACGAGCATCAGAACCCTCGCGGGGGCCTGATCTTCAAGGTTCCCGAGGTCTACGACTATTTCTGGCAGAATCACCGATGGGACCAGCGTACGGTCCGAGAACAGGTCATCCAGCCAACTCGGGTCGAGTTGCTGAAGAATGCCACGCAGTTTGATCCCAAATCGATCATGCTCTATGCGTTCCCGGCCTCAATTCTCGCCGGAGGCCCCGTCTCGACGACCCAGCTTAATCACGAACTGTCGGAAGGGGACCGACGCTACATCGCGTCGATCTACCCGAAGGGTTCGGTGCAACCGCCCCCTTCGATCCCAGCGGAACCGACCGGCTATCTGCCGCTCAACCTCGGCGAACCCTACACCGGTACCTTGCCGATCCGAGGGGCCGAGATCCCCTTCGGTTTCCAGATCGCCTCGCCTGGCCGTTACCTCATGGAAACCTTCACGCCGGCAGGAAGTCGAGAGGAATACTGGGTCCTCACACTCCGAGACGCCCGTCAGCAGGTACTGGCCGATGACCATCACGGCAGCAGTCCGAATGGCCTCAACGCCCTGATTGAACGCGAGCTGACCCCGGGACACTATCGCTTGCACCTCCGACACCGGCTCCGCTCCGGCCTCGGCGCTTATGGGATTCTCGTCCGCAAGGCAGGCTGATCGAGCGGGTGAACGCCCTTTGCCTTGAATTCGCGCCGGCTCAATTTGGCTGCTATACTTGCGTGGTTTGGCCGGCAATGCCTCGTCTTCCTTTGTTGGGAAGAAACTGGAGCGTGCCCACTTGCCAGGTTAAGTACGGTGCCTTCGAACGGGAGGGGGAACACGGTGAATCAACCCGACCCGACGTCCTTCCGGATCGTTCTGGTGATCCTGGTCGCGCTGGCCTCGATGGCGAATGCCAGGGCTCGGGAACAAGGACGCGCGGCCGATCCGAAGCAAGAGTCACTCTCTCCTGACCAGTTTGATCTCATTTGGCGCACGCTCGATGGGATTCAAGATGAATTGAAGTCAGCGGAACCGGACCTGGCCGCCGACGCCTTGCGAGGCCGCTTATTGATCGAAGCGTATCAACTCATCAATAACGTGATGAGAACCGGTCTTTCTGAGCAGCAGCTTCTGCGTTTACCCAATTCGCTGAAACAGGATGCAGGGCGGCTCGTCTCGCTGGTCTTGAGGGATGATTCCCAACCGCCTGAACCTTCTGAGCCCGATCAAGGCCCGTTGCTCATCGACGATCCTTCGGTCCCTGTTCGCCTCCGGCCGTTCCAACCGATTCTCACCGAGGTCCTCACGGATCGATTCGAGCAGCTCAACGCATCGAACCTCGATCAAGCCCGGTTACGGGAAACGCTGGAGCGCGAAGCTATTGCGATGGCTGCGAAGGCGGTCTCCCCCTCAAATGACCCTCGGGATCTCATTTCGGCCGAGCGTGACTACGTCCTCGCGATGGTTGTCGAGAGACTTGGCGGAACCCCTGGGCCGACGGACGACGCGGAACGTGAGGCCGATGTCCTGCTTCAAGACGAGCTTGATTCCCTCTTCGAATTGCTTCGTCGCAAAAACGCCGAATGGAAAATCTCGGGGGAATGGCCCGGCATCAGTGACCGGATCGAGCAGCTTGAGCAGTTCGGGATCGCCCGGCTCGAAGACGTGGTCCACCTCCGAGACCCCGAGGCCTCGATCCCCATTCCGGTCCGAGAGCAGATTCGGGCAATGGCCGAACTGATCGCTC is a window from the Tautonia rosea genome containing:
- the hemQ gene encoding hydrogen peroxide-dependent heme synthase, whose translation is MQHGHRPAAAEQVPATLVPETGWHFLHLFYRIDREILARLSPEARAQGRAETLAALATDSIPGIAQAQCFVTPGHKSDFGLMMAGPDLRAIHSVQTALQASSIGPALIPSYSFYSITEVSEYVPDAEQYGAILRDREGMDPESSAYKAKVNAYTNRLEPMNRQRLYPEFPDWPCFCFYPMSKMRQGEQNWYLLPFEPRSQMMAEHGRSGMKFAGKVTQVITASTGLDDWEWGVTLWARNPAFLKDIVYTMRFDESSARYALFGAFYFGFILPPSELFEAVRL
- a CDS encoding putative signal transducing protein gives rise to the protein MNQDELTPCYQALSLMEAKFIADQLNAEGIKAVSDGQDMQDFLGAWEGNPRVYVRKVDVPRAEKWLVEYEQHRKRHADEELKRQQGSD
- a CDS encoding sigma-54-dependent transcriptional regulator gives rise to the protein MEKTQHGGLRILFADDEDYLRDLMERELPRLGHEVTTCPDGQAAIRALERGRFDAALLDIQMPGLTGIEVLEKFRQLSPETQVILMTGHATVDTAVQALRLGAFDYLTKPCKWAELEVVLNRIAERRSLTNKAAALETRLKAAEGGTPMLVGETPVMKDVMHLIDTVAPTEATVLILGETGTGKDLIARTMHERSLRADQAFVPVNCGALPENLIESELFGHRKGAFTGAETNRKGLFEVANGGTLFLDEVGELSKGLQVKLLRFLESGEIRRVGENEPFRADVRVLCATNRDLREMVAEDQFREDLFFRINTFEIYSPPLRERKEDVPLLARHMLKRYASRRPGPIPELAEDAVEALIAHDWPGNVRELANAIERATILARGGTIHAEHLPTQGMSRRSPVPSLVATPASSGGPHIAIPEGTPTLRDLELHYIQVVLEKHKGNKPAASKELGVSLKTLYNKINQLQRS